The following are from one region of the Trichoplusia ni isolate ovarian cell line Hi5 chromosome 1, tn1, whole genome shotgun sequence genome:
- the LOC113508320 gene encoding annexin B11-like — MDHPMPGPFNEPEEEIYEMPSRSVHQTDRATQFVNPVLAGEPVCMTLFQRDLLNEIIEEQVKKRFEVYFRDHERSRMLQGLASFWVTHANNFNKECCFESVNSSFNMACPRHTLRDAANDNRPVQQVIYVSSDEEDGNGDFNGAGDGHGNGNLHGNGNDHGHGQGNEHGHQYGNEHGHQYGNEHGHQYGNDHRYYGNAGGNADGNADGNADGNERVRITRRCVASSVHIITESQEFAVSSSNDRGSSSGIIDYLPSTSGYSARSAETQVNHEVPRPLTDTERIRINRQIDHSINEMFRHEVQMADDFNAALHHLVSGNASDKNEQMLIEYQNY; from the exons ATGGACCATCCTATGCCAGGACCGTTTAACGAGCCCGAGGAGGAAATATATGAAATGCCGTCAAGGAGTG TACATCAAACGGACAGGGCGACTCAGTTCGTGAATCCTGTATTGGCTGGCGAGCCGGTGTGCATGACGCTTTTCCAGCGTGATCTGCTCAATGAGATCATCGAAGAACAAGTTAAAAAGCGATTTGAAG tttattttagAGACCATGAGAGATCTAGAATGCTTCAAGGGTTGGCAAGCTTCTGGGTGACGCACGCCAACAACTTTAATAAAGAATGCTGTTTCGAATCCGTGAACTCCAGTTTTAACATGGCGTGTCCTCGCCACACGCTCAGAGATGCGGCCAACGACAACAGGCCTGTCCAACAAGTCATATATGTGTCTAGTGACGAGGAAGATGGTAACGGAGATTTTAATGGAGCCGGAGACGGACACGGCAATGGCAACTTACATGGCAACGGAAATGACCATGGACATGGTCAAGGAAATGAGCATGGACATCAATATGGTAATGAGCATGGACATCAATATGGTAATGAGCATGGACATCAATATGGTAATGACCATAGATATTACGGAAATGCAGGTGGCAATGCAGATGGAAATGCTGATGGAAATGCTGATGGTAATGAACGTGTAAGGATCACTAGAAGATGTGTCGCGAGCTCAGTCCATATAATTACGGAGTCTCAGGAATTTGCCGTCTCATCGTCCAACGATCGTGGATCGTCTTCCGGGATCATAGACTATTTGCCGA gcACTTCAGGATATTCTGCTAGAAGTGCCGAGACGCAGGTCAACCACGAAGTGCCACGGCCCTTGACGGACACCGAGCGAATTCGCATTAACCGCCAGATCGACCATTCGATCAATGAGATGTTTAGAC ATGAAGTACAAATGGCCGATGACTTCAATGCAGCGCTGCATCACCTGGTCTCCGGAAACGCGTCGGACAAAAATGAACAAATGCTCATTGAATAccaaaactattaa